CCCGGTCTCCGAGCTGAGCCGCGCCTGGCAGATCCTGCTGAAGGGCATCGGCGAGGTGGAGAGTTCGCCGCGCCCGCTGGCGGCCGCCGAGATGGTGCTGGTGCGGCTCGCCTACGCCTCGACCCTGCCGAGCCCGGAGGACGTCATCCGCCGGCTCGACGAGGGCGCGCCGGTGGGCAATACGCCGGCGGCTGGTTCGGGCGGCCCGGGCAATCCGGGCGGCGGCGGCGGGGCGAGCGCGGCGGCGCCCGGGCGGTCGGCCTTCAAGCCGACCCTTCCCACCTTCGTGCCGACCAAGGCGACGGCGGGGCCGACTGCCTTGCGCGTCGTGCCGAGCCCGCAGCCGCAGGCGCCGGCCGTCGACCTGCCGCTCCCGCGCACCTTCGAAGCCGTGGTGGCGCTGGCCGAGGAGAAGCGCGACGCCAGGCTGCGCTCGGCGCTGGAGCTGTTCGTGCGCATCGTCCGGTTCGAGCCGGGACGCATCGAAATGTCGCTCGCCGACAACGCGCCTGGCGATCTCGTCCACGATCTGCAGCAAAAACTGTCGGAATGGACCGGAAAGCGCTGGGTCGTCGCGGTTTCGCGCGAACAGGGCGCGCCGACCGTCCGCGAGCAGCGCGAGCAGACCCGCACGGCGCTGATCGATTCAATGCGCCGCGATCCGACCGTGTCGGCGGTGCTGAGCGCGTTTCCGGGCGCCGAGATCGTCGATGTCCGCGCCGAACCGGCCGACGACCCTGCCTCCGACATGCCGGATACCGGTACGGTCGAGACACTGGATTCGCCCGACGACGAAGACGATTGATCCGAAAGGACCGCAATGATGGACTTCATGAAGATGATGAAACAGGCCAAGGAGCTGCAGGCCCGCATGGGCGAGCTTCAGGCCGAGCTCGAGGCGCTGGAGGTCGAGGGCACCGCAGGCGGCGGCCTCGTCACCGTCACGCTGTCGGCCAAGGGCGGCATGCGCGGCCTGAAGGTCGATCCGAGCCTGATCAAGCCGGAAGAAGCCGAGATTCTGGAAGACCTTATCATCGCCGCCCATGCCGACGCGCGGCGCAAGGCCGAAGCGGCCATGGCCGAGAAGATGCAGGACGTCACCGGCGGCCTGCAGTTGCCGCCCGGCATGAACCTGCCCGGCATGTGAGCCGGCGGCCGCGTCGGCGTTACGTCCGTCCGTCGCCGGCTTCGAACAAGGCGTTCAGCCCGTCCCGATAGGTCGGGTACTGCAGTTCGACGCCCAGTTCCTGCTTGATCCTGTCGTTGCGCGCGCGGCGGTTCGCCGAATAGAAGCTCCGCGCCATCGGCGTCAGCTCGGCGTCGTCGAAGGCAATTTCCGGCGGCGGCGCGACCCCCATCAGGTCCGCGGCAAAGGCGATGACGTCCTGCGGCGGCCCGGGCTCGTCGTCGGACAGGTTGTAGACGCCGCCGGCGCGCGGACGCGCCATCGAGGCTTCCAGCACGCCGGCGATATCGGCGACATGGATGCGATTGAAGACCTGGCCGGGCTTCACCAGCCGCCGCGCCTTTCCGGCCTTCAGATTGACCAGCGCGTTGCGGCCCGGCCCGTAGATGCCGGCGATACGGAACAGCATGACCGGGATGCCGGCCTCCTCGCCGAACCGGAGCCAGTCCTGCTCGGCGACGACGCGGCGGGCGTTGCGCGGGCTCACAGGAGCGGTCGCCGCCGTCTCGTCGATCCAGGCGCCGCCGTGATCGCCATAGACGCCGAGCGTCGAGAGATAGCCGAGCCACCGGATCGTGCCCGACCGGGCGGCGAGATCCGCACGGTGGTGGATCAGCACCGGATCGCCCGCCTCTCCCGGCGGGATCGACTGGAGCACGTGCGTCGCGCCGTCGAGCGCCGTCGCCACCTCCGGTCCCGGCGCAGCGCCTTCGAAGACGACCGCCTCCACGCCTTCGGCCCTGAGCGCCTCGACCTTTTCGCGCGTGCGCACACTGCCCGCGACGCGCCAGCCGCCTGAGGTCAGGCGACGCGCGAGCGTCATCGCGGAAAAGCCGAGGCCGAAAATGAAAATCTTATTCATGACGTCCGTACCGAGGGATGATCGTGCCGAATGAAGACGATGCGGGGGGATCACATAGCGCCGGTCAGCGCGGCCTGCCACTCCTCGCGGACCGACGGGTCTTGCTCAGCCGCCTGCCGATGTTCGGCCAGTGCCGCGAACTCGGTCCCCGGCAACAGTCGCGACAACGCCCAGACCGCGGCG
This Microbaculum marinisediminis DNA region includes the following protein-coding sequences:
- a CDS encoding YbaB/EbfC family nucleoid-associated protein; the protein is MMDFMKMMKQAKELQARMGELQAELEALEVEGTAGGGLVTVTLSAKGGMRGLKVDPSLIKPEEAEILEDLIIAAHADARRKAEAAMAEKMQDVTGGLQLPPGMNLPGM
- a CDS encoding SDR family oxidoreductase; the protein is MNKIFIFGLGFSAMTLARRLTSGGWRVAGSVRTREKVEALRAEGVEAVVFEGAAPGPEVATALDGATHVLQSIPPGEAGDPVLIHHRADLAARSGTIRWLGYLSTLGVYGDHGGAWIDETAATAPVSPRNARRVVAEQDWLRFGEEAGIPVMLFRIAGIYGPGRNALVNLKAGKARRLVKPGQVFNRIHVADIAGVLEASMARPRAGGVYNLSDDEPGPPQDVIAFAADLMGVAPPPEIAFDDAELTPMARSFYSANRRARNDRIKQELGVELQYPTYRDGLNALFEAGDGRT